Proteins found in one Sporosarcina jeotgali genomic segment:
- a CDS encoding alpha/beta-type small acid-soluble spore protein, with translation MANSNSGNSNQLLVPGVQQALDQMKNEIASEFGVQLGADSTSRANGSVGGEITKRLVRQAQQQMKGYQE, from the coding sequence ATGGCAAACTCAAACAGCGGCAATTCAAACCAACTTCTAGTACCAGGAGTTCAACAAGCGCTTGACCAAATGAAGAACGAAATCGCTTCAGAATTTGGAGTTCAGCTTGGAGCAGACTCAACATCGCGTGCCAACGGTTCCGTCGGCGGAGAAATTACTAAGCGATTGGTTCGTCAAGCTCAGCAACAAATGAAAGGTTATCAAGAATAA
- the thiI gene encoding tRNA uracil 4-sulfurtransferase ThiI: protein MIWNELLIRYGEMSLKGRNRKVFIQKLTANIKQILHDLQSVKLKAERDRMFLYATSDDLEQAIERLSDVAGIQSFSPIAKCESTVEAIQQTALAIFETEDTEEKTFKVEVRRTDKSFPLVTGELQREIGGTILKAHSNLSVNVKKPDILLHIDIRNDGSFLSSKVYKGAGGMPVGSNGKSLLMLSGGIDSPVAGYLMMKRGVTIEAIHFASPPFTSEQAQEKVIELGRQISAYGGKIKLHIIPFTDIQQAIVKQVPENVSITSTRRIMMRIADQLRNEIGALAIVTGESLGQVASQTLESFTAINAVTSTPILRPLIATDKLEIIQIAKKIGTYETSIQPFEDCCTVFTPSSPKTKPRLEKVEFYESFIGFEPMIMEAIQNRTIIDCFIEEKTDEFSDLL, encoded by the coding sequence ATGATATGGAATGAACTTCTCATAAGATACGGAGAAATGTCCTTAAAAGGGCGAAATCGAAAAGTGTTTATACAAAAACTTACAGCGAATATCAAGCAAATTCTTCACGACTTACAATCGGTTAAACTAAAAGCAGAGCGTGATCGGATGTTTTTATACGCAACAAGCGATGATCTTGAACAAGCGATAGAGCGACTCTCAGACGTGGCTGGTATACAATCCTTTAGTCCGATAGCGAAATGCGAATCGACAGTAGAAGCGATTCAGCAAACCGCGCTTGCCATCTTTGAAACCGAGGACACGGAGGAGAAGACGTTCAAGGTTGAAGTACGCAGAACGGATAAGTCATTCCCGTTAGTTACTGGGGAGCTGCAAAGAGAAATCGGCGGCACCATCTTAAAAGCGCATTCCAATCTGAGTGTGAACGTAAAAAAACCGGATATTTTATTGCATATTGATATTCGGAATGATGGTTCATTCCTTTCGTCGAAAGTTTATAAAGGTGCTGGCGGAATGCCTGTAGGTTCAAATGGAAAGTCTTTACTAATGCTTTCTGGCGGAATTGACAGTCCTGTCGCCGGATACTTAATGATGAAGCGCGGAGTTACTATAGAAGCTATTCATTTCGCAAGTCCTCCATTTACGAGTGAGCAAGCTCAGGAAAAAGTTATTGAATTGGGACGGCAAATCAGCGCATATGGCGGAAAGATAAAGCTGCACATCATTCCATTCACCGATATTCAGCAAGCTATTGTAAAACAAGTTCCTGAAAACGTATCCATCACATCCACGAGAAGAATCATGATGCGAATTGCAGATCAGCTCAGAAATGAAATCGGTGCACTCGCGATTGTGACTGGCGAAAGCTTGGGACAAGTAGCGAGTCAAACTCTCGAAAGTTTTACAGCCATTAATGCAGTTACTTCGACACCGATATTACGTCCGCTTATTGCGACAGACAAACTGGAGATTATCCAAATCGCTAAAAAGATCGGCACATATGAAACATCAATTCAGCCTTTTGAAGACTGCTGTACTGTTTTCACGCCATCCAGCCCGAAAACAAAACCGCGTTTAGAAAAAGTGGAGTTCTACGAAAGTTTCATCGGCTTCGAGCCGATGATAATGGAAGCCATTCAAAACCGCACAATCATCGACTGTTTTATTGAAGAAAAAACGGACGAATTTAGTGACTTGTTGTAA